From the Methanofastidiosum sp. genome, the window CATATGGTTACCTTGGTCCCAAAGCTCTTGAAGCTGGGGCAAAAGACGTAATAAGAAAACCATTTAAGATCTCTGAGCTAAACGATCTAATTAACAAATATGCTAAGAAGTAGAAATAGTAATAACTCTTAAATATATTAAATTACAATTTAATATAATGGTCGTTGAAAAAAATCAAAAGAAGAAAACTCCAAAAAAATGGTTTATAATTCCAGTTATTTTTATAGCTGTATTCATATTGTTAGATAACGTTTTCTTCACCGAATATTACTCTTCTGGCCCCCCAATACCTCCGGTATTGGACCAAAACGCATCTGATGTTCAGGTTCAGGAATATGCCAATAAGATTGAAGACTTAGAAAAACTCCTTGCCATGACTCAGGAGGAAAACGAGCAACTACTCACTTATCAGAAACTTTTCATCAATTCTCAAAAAAGATCATCGCTAATTTTACAGAGATATTCTGAAAGGATAGAAAGGAATATAGTTGAAGACCAGAGAAATATGGGAAAGTTTATCATGCCAAATTCTGAAGGGATACAGAAAATAAATCAAGAAATACCTCAAGGAAATTATCTCTTGAATTCTTACAACTACATAATAGATAATTATTACTACTATTATGATCCATTTACCCGGACATCAGAAGGGACCCAAGAATGGACAAACATCAAGGCATATGATCTAAAAAATGAAAAATGGCTTGAAGTAAAACTCAGAGATTCAGTAACTCTACAAAATTTTCCAGACATTGTTTTTTACCCAGATGAGACTATAGATTTTGGCGGAGGGGATTGTGAGGATTTTGCTATTCTTTATACCTCAATGGCAATAACTAAAGGATATAGTTCATATGTTTATATTGTAGACATAGATAAAGACGGGATTAAAATACTTCATGCTATATCCACCGTTAATGATAGTATTCTTGTTGACATACCTTCAAAATTATACATAGAGGGGAAAGATTCAGAAGATCTTTTCAGCAAATATGTAACATCAATAAATGCTCAAAAAGTCACGATAGTTAATAGTTTCAATGATAAGGAATTCTCAAATATAAAAAAGACTTATACCTAACTACTCCAACAAAATTCATTATACCCGCATCTCTTACAGTAATTCTTCTTTTCTTTTTTAGGCTCCTTTTCTTCATCAAAAAGTTCCTTTACTCTTGATAGTATATCTAATACTTCTTTTTTGTCTTCTTCTTTTATAAGAAAAGGGATCCTCTGTTTAACTTGATAATACTCTAAAAATCCTAAGGGAATTTTAATCCCTCTTTCTTTTTCTAAAAGAAGAGCATACGCAGATACTTGCAATCTCTCATGTTTTCTGATACCGTTTGAAAATAAACCTGTTTTAAGTTCTACTGGGAACAGATTTCCTTCAGAATCTTCTTCAAGTTTGTCAATTTTTCCACTAAGCCCTAATTCATTTGAAGATATTGGATATTCCATATCCTTTAACATGAAGAGATTTTTGTAAAGATTTGGATCCTTCCCATAAAGGCCCATATATTTTTTGATTCTAATAGATTTTAGAAGTTCGTCTTCCTTCAATTCTTCTTGGAGCTCTTTAATAAGTTCTAGGTAATCCACACCGGCGTCTTTTAGCTTTTCCTTGTTCTTTATCATAATATTTTTGATTACCCTCTTTGAATCGGCGTAGAGTATCTTGAAGATTTCATCGATACCCATATTGCCATCTATTCTCTGTTCAATTATTATTCTTTCTCTGGAGAGAACTTCTTCGTATATTTTGTGTATTATAGTTCCCGTCAGCATCTCAGAAGTTTGGGGTAGTGGAAGTCCTTTTATTTTTTTGAGATATAACTTGTAAGGGCAGAATAGATACTCTGTAAGATCCGTGACATATATCATATCTTTATCCCCACATTAAACAATACGATAAATAATTCCGCTTAGAAGGAATATAACTAAGACAAGATACATCGCTTTCTTA encodes:
- the cas4 gene encoding CRISPR-associated protein Cas4 — encoded protein: MIYVTDLTEYLFCPYKLYLKKIKGLPLPQTSEMLTGTIIHKIYEEVLSRERIIIEQRIDGNMGIDEIFKILYADSKRVIKNIMIKNKEKLKDAGVDYLELIKELQEELKEDELLKSIRIKKYMGLYGKDPNLYKNLFMLKDMEYPISSNELGLSGKIDKLEEDSEGNLFPVELKTGLFSNGIRKHERLQVSAYALLLEKERGIKIPLGFLEYYQVKQRIPFLIKEEDKKEVLDILSRVKELFDEEKEPKKEKKNYCKRCGYNEFCWSS